From one Methylovirgula sp. HY1 genomic stretch:
- a CDS encoding efflux RND transporter periplasmic adaptor subunit has translation MKRVVFTGLALAAILAAGVAGYRLGLQSEMPGVGVRLGAAPIVATAKPAVSGPIIYYRDPDGAPIYSATPRRMKDGRAFHAVRASEDVSFEDKPPPISGNSEKTRPRRILYYRNAMGLPDTSPVPKKDSMGMDYIPVYAGDDDGSPIIKVAPGRLQTTGVRSEPVERRAIVVPIRVPGTITLDERRVAVVATRSDAFIDKVENVTTGDRVTKGEPLVHLYSPEIVAAGAQLVASPGFEGSRRRMENLNVAPEVIAEIERTRKIPLTITWSSPRDGVVLERNAIDGMKAAAGQVLFRIADVSVLWVLADVPEYDLGNVKVGESATVRVRGLPGHTFAGRVALIYPQVKTATRTTPVRIELPNPDGLFRPDMYADVEINTGPAAKVVAVPNSAIMDTGTRQIVILDRGGGRFEPRKVKVGMRGEGFTEIRSGVIEGDRVVIAANFLIDAESNLKAALQSMATSEAKR, from the coding sequence ATGAAACGGGTCGTTTTCACAGGCCTTGCCCTCGCCGCCATTCTGGCGGCGGGGGTCGCAGGCTATAGGCTCGGGCTGCAGAGCGAGATGCCCGGTGTCGGTGTGCGCCTCGGCGCCGCGCCGATCGTTGCGACGGCGAAACCGGCAGTCTCAGGACCGATCATCTATTATCGCGATCCGGACGGCGCGCCGATCTATTCGGCAACACCGCGCCGAATGAAGGACGGCCGCGCGTTCCATGCCGTCCGTGCCAGCGAAGACGTCAGCTTCGAGGACAAGCCGCCGCCTATTTCCGGAAATTCCGAGAAGACTAGGCCGCGGCGCATCCTCTATTACCGGAATGCAATGGGGCTGCCGGACACCTCGCCGGTGCCGAAGAAGGACTCGATGGGGATGGACTACATCCCCGTCTATGCGGGCGACGATGACGGCAGTCCCATCATCAAAGTGGCGCCGGGCCGGCTGCAGACCACAGGCGTCCGGTCCGAGCCGGTCGAGCGCCGAGCTATCGTTGTACCCATACGCGTGCCGGGAACCATCACGCTCGACGAACGTCGCGTCGCGGTGGTCGCCACGCGCTCCGATGCTTTCATCGACAAAGTCGAGAATGTCACGACGGGAGATCGGGTCACCAAGGGTGAGCCGCTTGTGCACCTCTATTCGCCGGAGATCGTTGCGGCGGGCGCTCAGCTTGTGGCGTCTCCCGGTTTTGAGGGATCGCGTCGTCGGATGGAGAACCTCAATGTGGCGCCAGAGGTCATTGCCGAGATCGAGCGCACGCGCAAGATCCCACTCACCATCACTTGGTCGTCGCCGCGCGATGGCGTGGTGCTGGAGCGTAACGCGATCGACGGCATGAAGGCGGCGGCGGGCCAAGTGCTGTTCCGTATCGCGGATGTCTCCGTCCTATGGGTCCTCGCCGACGTACCCGAGTACGATCTCGGTAATGTCAAGGTCGGCGAGTCTGCGACAGTGCGCGTGCGTGGCTTGCCTGGTCATACATTCGCTGGCCGGGTCGCCCTCATTTATCCGCAGGTCAAGACCGCGACGCGTACCACCCCCGTCCGCATCGAGTTGCCCAATCCCGACGGCCTGTTCCGGCCCGACATGTATGCCGACGTCGAGATCAACACCGGACCCGCGGCTAAAGTCGTCGCCGTGCCAAACAGCGCCATCATGGACACGGGGACACGGCAGATCGTCATCCTCGATCGCGGCGGAGGAAGGTTCGAGCCCCGCAAAGTGAAGGTCGGTATGCGTGGCGAGGGATTCACCGAGATCCGCAGCGGCGTGATCGAGGGCGATCGAGTCGTAATCGCCGCGAATTTCCTCATTGATGCCGAAAGCAATTTGAAGGCGGCGCTGCAAAGCATGGCCACGTCGGAGGCGAAGCGATGA
- a CDS encoding efflux RND transporter permease subunit, with protein MIARLIGWSARNLILVFVGTAFAVGAGLYALRTLPLDAIPDLSDVQVIVYTEFPGQPPQVVEDQVTYPLTTAMLTVPRSKVVRGQSSFGVSFVYVIFEDGTDPYWARSRVLEYLNTASARLPAGVTPTLGPDATGVGWVYEYAVVAKEMTLAELRSLQDWVIRFALSKAKGVAEVASVGGFVKQYSVVVDPLRLRAQGVSLERVRQAVKASNEDVGGRTVELSEFQFMVLGRGYLKSVADIESIVLKTDQGVPLRLKDVARVEIVPDERQGIAELNGDGEVAAGIVLQRFGSNALTVIDNVKSRLAEIATSLPKAVKIIPVYDRSGLILRAIETLKHTLIEESLIVALVCIIFLLHLRSALVAILMLPVGILMALAAMKAIGLGANIMSLGGIAIAVGAMIDAAIVMIESAHKHLERAPKGKPRLEILTEAASEVGPALFFSLLVITVSFVPIFTLESEEGRLFGPLAYTKTFSMAAAALLSVTLVPALMMIFVRGRIIPEHKNPINRFLIAIYRPVIRRILKAKVLTILLALLVLAVTIWPARQLGSEFMPNLDEGTLMFMPTTLPGISVTEATNLLQMQDRIIKSFPEVASMFGKAGRALTATDPAPMEMFETIINLKPKSEWPPGVTIESLKAEMNRALQVPGVSNAWTMPIRARIDMLATGIRTPLGVKVFGTDLAQMEQSAREIEKVLRTVPGTSSAFAERVLGGYYLDIVPDRDALGRYGLTVGDVQDVIATVLGGKVVTTMVEGRERYGVTLLYPRAFRSDPQSIARDVEVPMPGGGTVPLGAVAKIKLTRGPGSIRTENGRLAVYIFVDITGRDLGGYVAAAQQAVAKNVKLPPGTYVTWSGQFEYMERAAARLRIVVPVTLLLIFLLLYLNFRALTETAIVMLSLPFALVGGIWLMWWLGFNMSVAVVVGFIALAGVAAETGVIMLIFLEQALAEMKAKSAEEGRPFTRADLHEAIMRGAVDRVRPKMMTVVAIMAGLLPILWSQGTGSEVMRRIAVPMIGGMVSSALLTLVVIPAVYGLVKGWRLPKAEARGL; from the coding sequence ATGATCGCACGCCTTATCGGCTGGTCCGCCCGCAATCTCATTCTCGTCTTCGTGGGGACGGCTTTCGCTGTCGGCGCGGGTCTCTATGCGCTTCGTACACTGCCGCTCGACGCGATTCCCGATCTCTCCGATGTCCAAGTCATCGTCTACACGGAATTTCCGGGGCAGCCGCCGCAGGTCGTCGAAGATCAGGTCACCTATCCGCTGACAACGGCGATGCTGACCGTGCCGAGGTCGAAAGTCGTGCGTGGCCAATCCTCTTTCGGCGTCTCCTTCGTCTATGTGATCTTCGAGGACGGCACCGATCCTTATTGGGCGCGAAGCCGTGTGCTCGAATATCTCAATACCGCAAGCGCGCGTCTCCCGGCGGGCGTCACGCCGACCCTCGGCCCAGATGCGACCGGCGTCGGCTGGGTCTATGAATATGCCGTCGTCGCCAAGGAGATGACTCTCGCGGAACTGCGTTCGCTGCAGGACTGGGTGATCCGCTTTGCCCTTTCCAAGGCCAAGGGCGTCGCCGAAGTGGCGAGCGTCGGCGGCTTCGTGAAGCAATATTCGGTCGTGGTCGATCCCCTCCGGCTCCGGGCGCAGGGGGTTTCGCTCGAGCGTGTGCGACAGGCGGTGAAAGCGAGCAATGAAGATGTCGGCGGACGCACCGTCGAGCTCTCGGAGTTCCAATTCATGGTGCTCGGCCGCGGCTATCTAAAGAGCGTTGCCGATATTGAAAGCATCGTCCTGAAAACCGACCAGGGTGTGCCTCTGCGTCTCAAGGATGTCGCCCGCGTCGAAATCGTCCCCGACGAAAGGCAGGGCATCGCCGAACTCAACGGCGACGGGGAAGTCGCAGCCGGGATCGTGCTTCAACGCTTCGGGTCGAATGCGCTTACTGTCATCGACAATGTCAAGTCGCGGCTTGCGGAAATTGCGACGAGTCTGCCAAAGGCCGTCAAAATCATTCCCGTCTATGACCGCTCGGGCCTCATTCTGCGCGCGATCGAAACCTTGAAGCACACCTTGATCGAGGAAAGCCTCATCGTCGCGCTTGTCTGCATCATTTTCCTGCTGCATCTGCGCAGCGCGCTGGTCGCGATCCTCATGCTGCCGGTCGGCATATTGATGGCCCTCGCGGCGATGAAGGCGATCGGGCTCGGTGCGAACATCATGAGCCTGGGCGGCATCGCCATCGCGGTCGGCGCGATGATCGATGCCGCCATCGTGATGATTGAAAGCGCCCATAAGCATCTCGAACGCGCGCCAAAGGGCAAGCCGCGGCTCGAAATATTGACGGAAGCCGCAAGCGAGGTCGGCCCCGCCCTGTTCTTCAGCCTTCTCGTGATCACCGTATCCTTCGTGCCGATCTTCACGCTCGAATCGGAGGAGGGACGGCTCTTCGGCCCACTCGCCTATACCAAGACATTTTCGATGGCCGCAGCCGCCCTGCTCTCGGTGACGCTGGTGCCGGCACTGATGATGATCTTCGTGCGGGGGCGGATCATCCCTGAGCACAAGAACCCGATCAACCGGTTCCTGATCGCAATCTACCGGCCCGTGATCCGTCGCATCCTCAAGGCAAAAGTCCTGACGATTTTGCTCGCCCTCCTCGTTCTCGCGGTGACGATCTGGCCCGCACGTCAGCTCGGCTCGGAATTCATGCCGAACCTCGATGAGGGCACGCTGATGTTTATGCCAACGACCTTGCCGGGCATTTCTGTCACGGAAGCAACTAACCTTCTGCAAATGCAGGACCGCATCATCAAATCCTTTCCGGAGGTTGCGTCCATGTTCGGCAAAGCGGGTCGAGCACTGACGGCGACCGATCCGGCGCCGATGGAAATGTTCGAAACAATCATCAATCTGAAGCCGAAGAGCGAATGGCCGCCTGGCGTGACCATCGAGAGCCTGAAGGCGGAGATGAATCGCGCCTTGCAGGTTCCCGGAGTGTCCAATGCCTGGACCATGCCGATCCGCGCCCGTATCGACATGCTCGCGACAGGCATTCGCACGCCCCTGGGCGTCAAAGTGTTTGGCACCGATCTGGCGCAGATGGAGCAAAGTGCCCGCGAGATCGAAAAGGTACTGCGGACCGTACCCGGCACGTCGAGCGCCTTTGCTGAGCGAGTGCTTGGCGGCTACTACCTCGACATCGTGCCGGACAGAGACGCGCTCGGCCGCTACGGCCTTACGGTCGGCGACGTGCAGGATGTGATCGCGACCGTGCTTGGCGGCAAGGTCGTAACGACAATGGTGGAGGGGCGCGAACGTTACGGTGTTACGCTTCTCTACCCGCGTGCTTTCAGAAGTGACCCGCAGTCGATCGCGCGCGACGTTGAGGTGCCGATGCCTGGCGGCGGCACCGTGCCGCTTGGCGCGGTGGCGAAAATCAAACTCACGCGCGGCCCGGGTTCGATCCGGACAGAAAATGGCCGGCTCGCCGTCTATATCTTTGTCGATATCACCGGCCGCGATCTCGGCGGCTATGTCGCGGCGGCGCAGCAAGCGGTGGCGAAAAACGTCAAGCTTCCGCCCGGCACCTATGTCACCTGGAGTGGGCAATTCGAATATATGGAACGGGCGGCGGCACGGCTCAGGATTGTCGTGCCGGTGACGCTGCTGCTCATCTTTTTGCTGCTCTATCTCAACTTCCGGGCGTTGACCGAGACAGCGATCGTCATGCTGTCGCTGCCTTTCGCATTGGTGGGCGGCATCTGGCTCATGTGGTGGCTTGGTTTCAACATGTCGGTTGCCGTCGTCGTCGGCTTCATCGCGCTCGCTGGCGTCGCCGCCGAAACCGGTGTCATCATGCTGATCTTTCTGGAGCAGGCGCTGGCGGAGATGAAGGCGAAGAGCGCCGAGGAGGGGCGCCCCTTCACGCGGGCCGATCTCCATGAGGCCATCATGCGCGGCGCGGTCGACCGCGTAAGGCCGAAGATGATGACCGTCGTCGCCATCATGGCGGGTCTTCTACCGATCCTGTGGAGTCAAGGAACCGGTTCGGAAGTGATGCGGCGCATCGCCGTTCCGATGATTGGCGGCATGGTCTCGTCGGCTCTGCTGACCTTGGTCGTGATCCCAGCGGTCTATGGGCTTGTGAAGGGATGGCGACTGCCAAAGGCAGAGGCGCGCGGCCTCTAG
- a CDS encoding FixH family protein has translation MKNLISECAAAAALAAALSLAALSPALAGIKDYEFQLVQPQIKMGDGTILSVRLINKRSGKPVLDAVIFAKRIDMAPDGMPTMTAPIETLPSTKPGIYRFKTDLMTSGAWQLSLAAKIQGETGTLENKLVLEVVP, from the coding sequence ATGAAAAATCTCATCTCGGAATGCGCCGCTGCGGCCGCGCTCGCGGCTGCGCTTTCTCTCGCGGCTTTGTCTCCCGCGCTTGCTGGCATCAAAGACTATGAATTTCAGCTCGTTCAGCCCCAAATCAAAATGGGCGACGGTACGATCCTTTCCGTGCGGTTGATCAATAAGCGATCCGGCAAGCCGGTTCTGGATGCGGTCATTTTCGCGAAGCGCATCGACATGGCACCCGACGGAATGCCGACCATGACGGCGCCGATCGAAACGCTGCCGTCAACCAAGCCAGGCATCTATCGTTTCAAGACCGATCTGATGACGTCAGGCGCTTGGCAATTGTCGCTCGCTGCTAAAATTCAGGGCGAGACCGGCACGCTCGAGAACAAGCTCGTTCTCGAGGTCGTGCCATGA
- the serC gene encoding 3-phosphoserine/phosphohydroxythreonine transaminase produces MKAFSFASGQSVLPPTVVAELCRDLAEWRDSGLSLLELPFTHADFGDLLAQAQGDLRALLGLSDSYRVLFLQGGASAQFGLLPMNLLGSKTGVDYVETGHWSRRAMAAAAAWCDVHVVAQGDGVSLPATWHLSADPAYCHLTTNETAEGLQFHHIPETGDVPLVADMTADFLTRPISVERFGLIYASAQKNLGVAGLTIVVLNAKLLGRARHGVPAPFNYTLQADAGSRINTPPTFAIAVAAKMLTWLKANGGLESVGAGNAHKSAKLYAAIDADGFYQCPVQPQDRSLLNVRFHLPTLHLNTIFLEESEAHGFLHLQGHPSIGGIRVSLYNAVPEEAVDALIVFMDDFRRRRG; encoded by the coding sequence ATGAAGGCCTTCAGTTTCGCGTCTGGTCAATCTGTCCTGCCACCGACTGTCGTGGCCGAACTGTGCCGCGACTTGGCGGAATGGCGTGACAGCGGCCTCTCGCTTCTTGAGCTGCCCTTCACGCATGCGGATTTTGGGGACTTGCTCGCGCAGGCTCAGGGCGACCTGCGTGCCTTGCTCGGACTTTCGGATTCTTATCGCGTCCTATTTCTCCAGGGTGGCGCCTCCGCGCAATTCGGACTGCTACCGATGAATCTCCTCGGCAGTAAAACCGGCGTCGACTATGTGGAGACGGGACATTGGTCGCGCCGTGCGATGGCCGCGGCGGCGGCCTGGTGCGATGTGCACGTTGTTGCGCAAGGAGATGGGGTCTCATTGCCAGCAACGTGGCATCTATCGGCCGATCCCGCCTATTGCCACCTCACCACCAATGAAACTGCCGAAGGGCTGCAGTTCCATCATATACCGGAGACTGGCGACGTCCCGCTCGTGGCGGACATGACTGCAGATTTCCTCACTCGTCCTATTTCCGTCGAACGATTTGGCCTCATATACGCGAGCGCCCAGAAAAACCTCGGTGTGGCGGGTCTTACCATTGTCGTGCTCAACGCCAAGCTCCTCGGCCGTGCACGCCACGGCGTACCGGCGCCGTTCAACTATACTTTACAGGCGGACGCCGGCAGCCGCATCAACACACCGCCGACCTTCGCCATCGCCGTCGCCGCCAAGATGCTCACCTGGCTGAAAGCGAATGGTGGGCTCGAGTCCGTAGGAGCGGGAAATGCTCACAAGAGCGCGAAGCTTTATGCCGCGATCGATGCAGATGGCTTCTACCAATGCCCTGTACAGCCGCAGGACCGCTCTCTGCTGAACGTGCGATTCCACCTTCCGACTTTGCACCTGAATACGATCTTCCTCGAGGAGTCGGAAGCGCACGGCTTCCTCCATCTCCAAGGCCATCCGTCGATCGGTGGAATTCGCGTGTCGCTCTACAATGCCGTGCCGGAGGAAGCGGTCGATGCTCTCATCGTCTTCATGGACGACTTCCGCCGTCGAAGAGGCTGA
- a CDS encoding dihydroorotate oxidase, which translates to MKPHTTAMGLTFANPVGLAAGFDRSGQQAAALSELGFGHIEIGTIVAGQAAMIAAPRCGSRLGINIGSGRRGLDPQVIEDYATALRAAYDSADYVCANLSSPFAGRDGDSFGVDQLISRMKRDVEACAAQTGRRVPLLVKVEGGFKGSPLPAAIAATRHHGLDGLVLVSACLERIAAICQYLNGAAVISVGGIASGADISARLAAGASLVQIYTAFVRDGAIGLHRMLTELEAL; encoded by the coding sequence ATGAAGCCCCACACGACCGCAATGGGCCTGACATTCGCCAATCCGGTCGGTTTGGCGGCCGGATTCGATCGCAGCGGGCAGCAAGCTGCGGCGCTCTCCGAACTTGGCTTCGGGCATATCGAAATCGGCACTATCGTCGCGGGGCAGGCCGCCATGATCGCGGCTCCGAGGTGCGGATCGCGCCTTGGGATCAACATCGGCAGCGGCCGGAGGGGGCTCGATCCGCAGGTGATCGAAGATTATGCGACAGCACTTCGGGCGGCCTATGATTCGGCGGACTATGTCTGCGCCAATCTCAGTTCGCCCTTTGCGGGCCGGGACGGTGACAGCTTCGGGGTGGATCAGTTGATCAGCCGGATGAAACGGGATGTTGAGGCTTGCGCGGCGCAGACCGGCCGACGCGTTCCCCTCCTTGTCAAAGTCGAGGGCGGTTTCAAAGGTTCTCCTTTGCCCGCAGCCATTGCCGCAACGCGGCATCATGGACTCGACGGACTCGTACTTGTCTCCGCTTGCCTCGAGCGCATCGCCGCCATCTGTCAATATCTCAACGGCGCGGCGGTCATATCGGTCGGCGGCATCGCGTCGGGCGCAGACATCAGCGCGCGGTTGGCCGCCGGTGCTTCACTCGTGCAAATCTACACGGCCTTTGTCCGCGATGGCGCTATAGGTTTGCATCGAATGCTCACGGAATTGGAAGCGTTGTGA